In Kordiimonas sp. SCSIO 12610, the following are encoded in one genomic region:
- the ubiB gene encoding 2-polyprenylphenol 6-hydroxylase, with translation MFRTFFHFFSLLNLAIGLRRFGAIRSLETIELIPDWAPKFLRICTFFVPRKKNIPDSDGERLAAALAGMGPAYIKLGQTLATRPDLVGRALAEGLTTLQDRLPPFSFDKVEAIIKRELEGEISDFFDDFSKEPVAAASIAQVHKAQLKDGTSVAVKVLRPDVEKRFTRDLTLFEWLAELADRHIREAKRLRLIEVVAKIKETSLKEMDLRLEASAAAELEQNMQGETGYRVPHVYWDMTARRVLTLEWVSGIRLNDKDALIEAGHDLTELGTRIVQIFLKQAMRDGYFHADLHQGNLLVEDSGTIVAIDFGIMGRLSKNDRRFLAEILFGFISRDYRRVAEVHFDAGYVPYGQSVEEFAQAMRVIADPIMDLPVEKISAGKLLAQLFATTERFSMRTQPQLLLLQRSMVMAEGLALHLNPQTNMWEISRPVIETWMYDNLSPEIRLADAIVQIPRALERLPMKIDQLLNKELDDHGQNPQMPHRQSLSSFALGLVIGAVIVKILFI, from the coding sequence ATGTTTCGAACATTCTTTCATTTTTTCAGTCTTCTTAATCTTGCAATCGGCTTAAGACGGTTTGGCGCAATCAGATCGCTCGAAACCATCGAACTTATCCCCGATTGGGCACCTAAATTCTTGCGGATTTGCACTTTTTTTGTTCCGAGAAAGAAAAACATCCCTGACAGTGATGGTGAACGCCTTGCTGCTGCACTTGCTGGAATGGGTCCAGCCTACATAAAACTTGGTCAAACACTTGCAACCCGGCCTGATCTGGTGGGGCGGGCCCTTGCAGAAGGTTTGACGACCCTACAAGATCGCCTCCCCCCATTTAGTTTCGATAAAGTAGAAGCAATTATCAAGCGCGAACTCGAAGGTGAAATATCTGACTTTTTTGATGACTTTTCAAAGGAGCCCGTTGCTGCTGCCTCGATAGCGCAGGTTCACAAAGCCCAACTGAAAGACGGCACTAGTGTTGCAGTGAAAGTACTAAGGCCGGATGTTGAAAAGCGCTTCACCCGCGACCTTACCCTCTTTGAATGGCTTGCTGAACTTGCGGACAGACACATTCGGGAAGCAAAGCGCCTTCGCCTTATCGAGGTCGTCGCAAAAATCAAAGAAACCTCGCTCAAAGAAATGGACCTCCGCTTGGAGGCGTCTGCCGCCGCTGAATTAGAGCAAAATATGCAAGGTGAAACCGGTTACCGTGTTCCCCATGTCTATTGGGATATGACGGCACGCCGGGTTCTAACACTCGAATGGGTGTCGGGTATTCGCTTGAATGATAAAGACGCTTTAATCGAGGCAGGGCATGACCTGACAGAACTTGGAACAAGAATTGTTCAAATTTTTCTTAAGCAGGCAATGCGTGATGGCTATTTCCATGCGGACCTTCACCAAGGAAACTTACTTGTAGAGGACAGCGGTACTATTGTCGCGATTGATTTTGGCATCATGGGCCGATTGAGCAAAAATGACCGCCGGTTTCTAGCTGAAATATTATTTGGGTTTATATCACGCGATTACAGACGCGTTGCCGAAGTCCACTTTGATGCTGGATATGTACCGTATGGCCAATCGGTCGAGGAATTTGCGCAGGCAATGCGGGTGATCGCGGACCCGATTATGGACCTTCCTGTCGAGAAAATATCCGCTGGCAAACTGTTGGCACAGTTATTTGCGACAACAGAACGCTTTTCAATGCGCACACAGCCGCAACTATTGTTGCTGCAACGCTCCATGGTAATGGCTGAAGGGTTAGCACTACATTTGAACCCACAAACAAATATGTGGGAGATATCGCGCCCAGTTATTGAAACATGGATGTATGACAATCTGTCACCAGAAATCAGGCTAGCGGACGCTATCGTTCAAATCCCCCGTGCTTTGGAGCGTCTTCCCATGAAAATCGACCAACTTCTTAACAAAGAACTGGATGATCACGGTCAAAATCCACAAATGCCACACAGACAATCGCTATCTTCCTTTGCACTCGGTCTTGTGATTGGCGCGGTCATCGTAAAAATACTATTCATTTGA
- the coaBC gene encoding bifunctional phosphopantothenoylcysteine decarboxylase/phosphopantothenate--cysteine ligase CoaBC produces the protein MSTLIGKRILLIIGGGVAAYKALDLARRLMERGASVRGILTKGGAEFITPLSVASLTGDQCFTDLFSLKDEAEMGHIRLSREADLIVIAPATADLMAKMAGGLAGDLASTVLLATDKPVMVAPAMNAQMWDHPATQRNIKTLKGDGIHFVGPNAGMLACGEVGAGRLAEVPEIVDAVEGFFSAENNKPLKGKHIVLTAGPTHEPIDPVRYIANRSSGKQGFEIAGALASLGADVSLIAGPTNCETPIGVKRIDIETAREMHDAVHANLPADAAIFVAAVADWHVANEGEQKMKKTVSGIPELDLRENPDILASVATLSDGRPSLVVGFAAETENVVEYAAAKRERKTCDWIVANNVSADTGIMGGCENQVHLITENGAEDWPRIPKDKVAQKLADRIAKELS, from the coding sequence GTGTCTACGCTTATTGGTAAACGTATTCTTCTTATTATTGGCGGCGGAGTTGCTGCCTATAAAGCACTTGATCTTGCACGGCGTTTGATGGAACGCGGTGCTTCGGTGCGCGGTATATTAACCAAAGGCGGCGCAGAGTTTATTACACCCCTAAGTGTCGCAAGCTTAACTGGTGATCAATGTTTCACCGACCTTTTCTCCCTTAAGGACGAAGCAGAAATGGGGCATATTCGCCTGTCCCGCGAAGCTGATCTGATCGTGATTGCCCCTGCAACTGCGGACCTTATGGCTAAAATGGCAGGTGGACTTGCGGGCGATTTAGCCTCTACTGTTCTTCTGGCGACTGATAAACCCGTTATGGTCGCGCCGGCAATGAACGCGCAGATGTGGGATCATCCGGCAACACAGCGTAATATCAAAACACTTAAAGGCGATGGTATCCATTTCGTCGGCCCGAATGCTGGCATGCTTGCCTGCGGTGAAGTTGGTGCCGGGCGCCTTGCAGAAGTGCCAGAAATTGTTGATGCCGTTGAAGGTTTTTTCAGTGCTGAAAATAATAAGCCGCTCAAGGGAAAACATATTGTTTTAACGGCTGGACCAACCCATGAACCAATTGATCCGGTTCGCTATATTGCTAATCGATCTTCAGGGAAACAGGGGTTCGAAATAGCGGGCGCACTCGCGAGCCTTGGCGCTGATGTCAGCTTGATCGCAGGCCCCACAAATTGCGAGACACCAATTGGGGTCAAGCGCATCGACATCGAAACCGCACGCGAAATGCATGACGCCGTTCACGCAAACTTACCCGCAGATGCCGCTATTTTTGTAGCCGCCGTTGCAGATTGGCATGTTGCCAATGAAGGTGAGCAAAAAATGAAAAAAACTGTCTCAGGAATTCCAGAACTCGATTTACGGGAAAATCCTGATATCCTAGCAAGCGTTGCCACACTATCGGATGGTCGCCCATCGCTTGTCGTTGGTTTTGCCGCAGAGACAGAAAATGTTGTTGAGTACGCAGCCGCTAAACGTGAACGTAAAACCTGCGACTGGATAGTTGCCAACAATGTATCTGCCGACACGGGCATCATGGGGGGCTGTGAAAATCAAGTACACCTGATTACCGAAAACGGTGCTGAAGACTGGCCGCGAATTCCAAAAGATAAAGTTGCGCAAAAACTTGCTGATCGCATTGCCAAAGAACTCTCTTGA
- the dut gene encoding dUTP diphosphatase: MSHETVSINVKVLDHGNDLPLPKYETIDSAGMDLYAAIEEGNTVTLGPLERAIIPTGLAMALPSRFEAQIRPRSGLAAKNGITVANAPGTIDADYRGEVKVILINLSNEPFTVERGMRIAQMIIAPVTQGSWNIVDSLDETARGAGGFGSTGTR, from the coding sequence ATGTCCCATGAAACCGTATCCATTAATGTAAAAGTCCTCGATCATGGCAATGATCTGCCACTACCCAAGTATGAGACGATCGATAGCGCAGGCATGGATTTATATGCAGCAATAGAGGAAGGGAATACGGTTACTCTTGGTCCGTTAGAGCGCGCCATCATTCCAACAGGCCTTGCCATGGCACTTCCCAGCCGATTTGAGGCACAAATCCGTCCGCGTTCTGGGTTGGCGGCCAAAAACGGCATTACAGTTGCGAATGCACCTGGCACGATAGACGCCGATTATCGGGGAGAAGTGAAAGTTATTTTGATCAATCTGTCGAATGAACCCTTCACGGTTGAGCGTGGTATGCGGATTGCCCAAATGATTATCGCACCCGTAACCCAAGGAAGTTGGAACATTGTCGACAGTCTGGACGAAACTGCACGGGGTGCTGGTGGTTTTGGCTCCACCGGTACGCGTTAA
- a CDS encoding cytochrome c family protein — protein MDSFEWNKVFAAVISGALLIMVISTVSGGLFPEYHGGTTGFPVEVVEATAGGDAAVEEGPSLAELLAVADVDRGAREFAKCKACHSINEGGKNGTGPNLYGILGKAIASDSTFNYSGGLSSHGGDWTYEALDTWLTAPKKMVADTSMSFAGLRKADKRANLIAYLRTLSNSPLALPEVAAKVEDAVEEAVEAVEDIAASN, from the coding sequence GTGGATTCATTTGAGTGGAACAAAGTATTTGCGGCCGTAATTTCTGGCGCTTTGTTGATTATGGTTATCTCCACTGTTTCAGGTGGTTTGTTTCCTGAATATCATGGCGGCACTACAGGCTTTCCTGTTGAAGTAGTCGAAGCAACAGCTGGTGGTGATGCAGCGGTTGAAGAAGGCCCATCCCTTGCAGAACTTCTTGCGGTTGCCGATGTTGATCGGGGCGCGCGTGAATTTGCAAAATGTAAGGCATGCCATAGCATCAATGAAGGTGGCAAAAACGGTACAGGCCCAAATCTGTACGGCATTTTAGGTAAAGCCATCGCAAGCGATAGCACTTTCAATTATTCTGGTGGCCTATCTAGCCACGGTGGCGATTGGACTTATGAAGCGTTAGACACTTGGCTAACTGCACCAAAGAAAATGGTCGCTGACACAAGCATGTCTTTTGCTGGCCTACGCAAAGCAGACAAACGTGCGAACTTAATCGCATACCTAAGAACACTATCAAACAGCCCACTTGCGCTTCCAGAAGTTGCTGCAAAAGTTGAAGATGCTGTTGAAGAGGCAGTCGAAGCAGTAGAGGACATTGCTGCCAGCAACTAG
- a CDS encoding NlpC/P60 family protein, translating to MKKEPNCSSTTVSELLYGESVSILAEEKGWFQVACAHDGYMGWIKSAAVCERSADYKTSHYVSTPVSHIYREPSLKSEPIHSVFLTTPLMVVGEIQDGFVPLSNGGWIYARHILAERELSVDPVDVAERFLGSAYLWGGRSYEGLDCSALVQLALMMSGQKVLRDSGMQFSSLGRLLETDEKPGRGDLAFFPGHVGWMIDGKQILHANATHMSVTIDPVEDVIEWVSKDIKGTPFLGYRRLNI from the coding sequence ATGAAAAAAGAACCCAATTGTTCCTCTACGACAGTTAGTGAACTGTTGTACGGCGAATCTGTTTCTATTCTTGCCGAAGAAAAAGGATGGTTTCAGGTCGCGTGCGCGCATGATGGGTATATGGGTTGGATAAAGAGCGCAGCGGTTTGCGAGCGATCAGCTGATTATAAAACATCTCATTATGTTTCAACACCTGTTAGTCATATCTATAGAGAACCATCCCTAAAATCTGAACCTATACACTCTGTATTTCTAACAACCCCGCTTATGGTCGTTGGTGAAATACAAGACGGATTTGTTCCACTTTCAAACGGCGGATGGATTTATGCTCGACATATATTAGCCGAGCGTGAGTTGTCTGTTGACCCTGTTGATGTTGCCGAAAGGTTTTTGGGGTCGGCCTATTTATGGGGTGGTCGCTCGTACGAAGGGTTGGATTGCAGTGCCTTGGTTCAGCTTGCATTGATGATGTCTGGTCAAAAGGTCTTGCGCGATAGTGGGATGCAATTCTCGTCACTTGGAAGGCTTTTGGAAACAGATGAAAAGCCCGGGCGGGGTGATTTAGCATTTTTTCCAGGGCATGTGGGGTGGATGATCGATGGCAAACAGATCTTGCACGCTAATGCGACCCATATGTCAGTTACTATTGATCCAGTTGAGGATGTGATTGAATGGGTTTCTAAGGACATTAAGGGTACCCCGTTTCTTGGATATCGTAGGCTGAATATATAA
- the ubiE gene encoding bifunctional demethylmenaquinone methyltransferase/2-methoxy-6-polyprenyl-1,4-benzoquinol methylase UbiE, translating into MASNNENMPPREEATTHFGFKTVDEASKAGMVREVFDSVADDYDRMNDVMSVGVHRLWKNSMINTLNPRPGMHLLDVAGGTGDIAFRFLDACAGGTVTVSDINAEMLRVGAKRAEENGYRDRAEFVCADAQKLPFPDCSMDAYTIAFGIRNVTRIEEALSEAYRVLKPGGRFLCLEFSHEILPLFKKAYDAYSFNVIPKMGEIVANDYDSYEYLVESIRRFPVPAKFEAMIKTAGFERTSYRTMSVGVVALHSGWRI; encoded by the coding sequence ATGGCAAGCAATAACGAAAATATGCCCCCTCGTGAAGAGGCAACAACGCATTTCGGTTTCAAAACCGTCGATGAAGCCTCAAAAGCAGGCATGGTGCGCGAAGTCTTCGATTCTGTCGCGGATGACTATGACCGAATGAATGATGTGATGAGCGTTGGTGTCCACCGCCTGTGGAAAAATTCAATGATCAATACATTGAACCCACGCCCTGGCATGCACCTTCTGGATGTTGCTGGCGGCACAGGCGATATTGCTTTTCGCTTTCTGGATGCCTGCGCGGGTGGAACGGTTACTGTTTCAGATATCAATGCAGAGATGCTACGTGTTGGCGCCAAACGCGCTGAAGAAAATGGATACAGAGACCGCGCAGAATTTGTTTGTGCGGACGCGCAGAAATTACCGTTTCCTGATTGCAGCATGGATGCCTACACAATTGCCTTTGGGATTCGCAATGTCACACGGATCGAAGAAGCATTAAGTGAAGCCTACCGTGTCCTGAAGCCGGGTGGGCGTTTTCTTTGCCTTGAATTCAGCCATGAAATTCTGCCGCTCTTCAAAAAGGCGTATGACGCATATAGTTTTAACGTCATTCCAAAAATGGGGGAAATTGTTGCAAACGACTATGATAGTTATGAATATCTGGTTGAATCTATCCGCCGGTTCCCGGTTCCAGCAAAATTTGAAGCCATGATCAAAACCGCAGGGTTTGAACGCACGAGTTATCGCACCATGTCCGTTGGTGTTGTCGCGCTTCATAGTGGTTGGCGCATTTAA
- a CDS encoding prephenate dehydratase, with the protein MHDGMTENPDNLIAFQGELGAYSHMACHAKFPDMDVLPCPSFEDALAAVVKGRAKLAMIPIENSTAGRVADIHMLLPGSGLFIIAEHFEVIRHCLLARKGADENSLTSVKSHVQALGQCRKTLREMNLTPLPFADTAGAAKQLAESGYDNVAAIASELAADVYDLKVIRKDLQDEGHNTTRFVVLSRQQIDPASIKGPTMTSFTFEVRNIPAALFKALGGFATNGVNMTKLESYYESDSFMASEFYVDIEGHEGEANVARAMEELRFHAKRVRILGTYPQERARNIR; encoded by the coding sequence ATGCATGACGGCATGACAGAAAACCCTGATAATCTAATCGCTTTTCAGGGTGAACTAGGTGCGTATTCGCATATGGCCTGTCATGCAAAGTTTCCTGACATGGATGTTTTACCATGCCCAAGTTTTGAGGATGCTCTTGCCGCGGTTGTTAAGGGGCGTGCAAAGCTAGCGATGATTCCTATCGAAAATTCTACGGCTGGCCGTGTCGCGGATATCCATATGTTGTTACCGGGTAGTGGATTATTTATTATTGCTGAGCATTTTGAAGTGATTCGGCATTGCCTTCTGGCTCGTAAGGGGGCAGATGAAAATAGCTTAACATCGGTAAAAAGCCATGTGCAGGCACTCGGGCAGTGTAGAAAAACACTTAGGGAGATGAACCTGACCCCGCTACCTTTTGCTGATACAGCCGGTGCCGCAAAACAGTTAGCGGAAAGTGGCTATGACAATGTTGCAGCGATTGCGAGCGAACTGGCGGCTGACGTTTATGATTTGAAGGTGATACGCAAGGATTTGCAGGATGAGGGTCACAACACCACCCGGTTTGTTGTTCTCTCAAGGCAGCAAATTGACCCCGCCAGCATTAAAGGCCCGACAATGACCAGCTTTACCTTTGAGGTTCGCAATATTCCTGCGGCTTTGTTTAAGGCGCTTGGTGGTTTTGCAACGAACGGCGTCAATATGACGAAGCTGGAGAGCTATTACGAATCAGATAGTTTCATGGCGTCCGAGTTTTATGTTGATATTGAAGGCCACGAAGGGGAAGCAAACGTTGCGCGCGCAATGGAGGAACTGCGTTTTCACGCGAAACGGGTCAGAATTCTGGGCACCTACCCTCAGGAACGGGCACGTAATATCCGATAA
- a CDS encoding molybdopterin-synthase adenylyltransferase MoeB codes for MDFTDEQLERYSRHLVLKEVGGAGQVALLNARVLVIGAGGLGAPLLMYLAAAGVGTIGIIDDDHVELSNLQRQIIHRTQDIGVRKTASAAKRINNLNSDVKLELHPTRLTPENAEDLIGSFDIIADGCDNFETRHLVNDACVKLGKTLVSAALGPYEGQIATFKPHANSDYPCYRCFLPHTPGEDEQRTCADTGILGAVAGVVGSLQALEILKEILGIGESLAGKIMLFDALAMTSRIIGLPKDISCRTCGSGEGTP; via the coding sequence ATGGATTTTACCGACGAACAGTTAGAGCGTTATTCAAGGCACCTCGTCCTTAAGGAAGTTGGGGGTGCGGGGCAAGTGGCACTTTTGAATGCGCGTGTACTGGTGATTGGTGCTGGCGGGCTTGGTGCCCCCTTATTGATGTATCTGGCAGCTGCTGGGGTTGGAACCATAGGCATCATTGATGATGATCATGTTGAATTATCGAACCTGCAACGGCAAATCATTCACCGCACACAGGATATCGGTGTCAGGAAGACAGCAAGCGCGGCAAAACGAATTAACAACCTCAATAGCGATGTGAAACTTGAACTGCATCCTACGCGTTTAACACCTGAAAATGCAGAAGATTTGATTGGGTCCTTTGATATTATTGCGGATGGATGCGATAATTTTGAGACTAGGCACCTCGTCAACGATGCATGTGTGAAGCTCGGTAAAACCCTTGTTTCTGCCGCACTTGGCCCATATGAAGGGCAAATAGCGACCTTCAAACCACACGCAAATTCGGATTATCCTTGCTATCGATGTTTCCTGCCCCACACCCCCGGTGAGGATGAGCAAAGAACATGTGCTGACACGGGTATTTTAGGGGCTGTAGCCGGTGTTGTTGGTAGCTTGCAAGCCTTGGAAATACTCAAGGAAATTCTCGGCATTGGTGAAAGCTTGGCGGGTAAAATTATGTTATTTGACGCCTTGGCCATGACATCACGAATCATTGGCCTTCCAAAAGATATTTCTTGCAGAACCTGTGGTAGTGGCGAAGGAACACCATGA
- the mutM gene encoding bifunctional DNA-formamidopyrimidine glycosylase/DNA-(apurinic or apyrimidinic site) lyase, whose translation MPELPEVETVMRGLKPVLEGVTIRKAQAFAPKLRVPIDENFGERLSGNQIERLERRSKYILITFADGLVAIMHLGMSGRMTIFKNGSDIPERGKHDHILIETERGDLVIYNDPRRFGMWVLTDTEAVNDHALIKDIGPEPLGNAFHEGVLKAGLSKRKSPIKTALLDQKLVAGLGNIYVCEALWRTGIHPARLSNTITDSEIEALVPTIRDVLTSAIEAGGSTLKDYAQVDGELGYFQHSFKAYGREGEACLKQECGGVIDRIVQSNRSSFYCNCCQT comes from the coding sequence ATGCCCGAACTGCCCGAAGTAGAAACTGTTATGCGTGGCCTTAAGCCAGTTTTGGAGGGGGTAACCATTAGGAAGGCGCAGGCATTTGCCCCCAAGCTACGTGTCCCAATAGATGAAAATTTCGGCGAGCGGCTATCCGGTAACCAGATTGAGCGTTTGGAACGTCGGTCAAAATATATTTTGATAACGTTTGCGGATGGTTTGGTGGCGATTATGCACCTTGGCATGTCTGGGCGGATGACAATTTTCAAAAATGGTTCTGACATACCCGAGCGCGGCAAACACGATCATATTCTAATTGAAACTGAACGTGGAGATTTGGTTATTTACAATGACCCTCGAAGGTTTGGAATGTGGGTTTTAACAGATACAGAAGCTGTTAACGATCACGCTTTGATTAAGGACATTGGGCCTGAACCCCTTGGAAATGCATTTCATGAAGGTGTTTTAAAGGCTGGTCTCTCGAAGCGGAAATCACCGATTAAAACAGCCTTGCTGGATCAAAAACTGGTTGCAGGGCTTGGTAATATCTATGTGTGTGAGGCATTGTGGCGCACAGGTATTCACCCTGCGCGATTGTCGAATACGATTACGGATAGTGAAATTGAAGCGTTGGTGCCGACAATCCGCGATGTCTTGACATCGGCAATTGAGGCAGGTGGATCTACGCTTAAAGATTATGCGCAGGTGGACGGTGAGCTTGGTTACTTTCAACATAGCTTCAAAGCGTATGGGCGCGAGGGTGAAGCCTGCCTGAAGCAAGAGTGCGGGGGTGTTATTGACCGGATTGTACAATCCAACCGATCCAGTTTTTACTGCAATTGTTGCCAAACATAA
- a CDS encoding thiamine pyrophosphate-dependent dehydrogenase E1 component subunit alpha, translated as MMNLDDLKQIFSDAYFTRVFEDEIARLSSEGRTPGLVHLSHGSEVADAVLKRYLTNENDRITGSHRSHSLALVGGVHPTALAAEIMGLSGGTSDGLGGTQHILSKDTIFLSSNGIVGAQVPIALGAALTSKQLKTGAIAVAAFGEGASNQGSVFESLNLATTLALPVMFLMQNNQMAQSTHVKDSTASNLTARARSFGMVAESVDGTDVVALDTSFARLTKYIRDTGSPAFLEVMVPRLSGHYYGDGTNTDAAKETDPIEILTKLMMAQGADIAEIEKDKARIKQAVSKAIDDACGQTDISADLIRTYMRSNPHLLGDV; from the coding sequence ATGATGAATCTTGATGATTTAAAACAGATTTTTTCAGATGCCTATTTTACGCGGGTGTTTGAGGATGAAATTGCACGCCTTTCAAGCGAAGGCCGGACACCGGGTTTGGTTCATTTGTCCCACGGAAGTGAAGTCGCTGATGCGGTATTAAAACGGTATTTAACAAATGAAAATGACCGGATCACAGGATCACACCGTAGCCATAGCCTTGCTTTAGTTGGCGGTGTTCATCCGACAGCGCTTGCCGCAGAAATTATGGGATTGTCTGGTGGCACGAGTGACGGTCTTGGCGGCACTCAACATATTCTCTCGAAGGATACCATATTTTTATCCAGTAATGGTATTGTCGGGGCACAGGTACCAATTGCTCTTGGTGCGGCCCTTACATCGAAGCAATTGAAAACAGGTGCGATCGCTGTTGCCGCTTTTGGGGAAGGGGCCTCGAATCAGGGAAGCGTGTTCGAAAGCTTGAACCTTGCTACGACTTTAGCCCTTCCAGTGATGTTTTTAATGCAAAATAATCAGATGGCACAGTCTACACATGTGAAAGATAGTACCGCGTCTAATCTAACGGCGCGTGCCAGAAGCTTTGGAATGGTTGCAGAAAGCGTTGATGGCACTGATGTTGTTGCTTTGGATACCAGTTTTGCACGTCTGACAAAATATATCAGAGATACGGGTTCCCCCGCTTTTCTGGAGGTGATGGTACCGCGCCTGAGTGGTCATTATTACGGGGATGGCACAAACACAGACGCGGCAAAAGAAACTGATCCAATTGAAATTTTGACGAAACTGATGATGGCTCAGGGTGCAGATATTGCTGAAATTGAAAAAGATAAGGCTAGGATCAAACAGGCAGTTTCCAAGGCAATTGACGATGCGTGTGGTCAAACTGATATTTCCGCCGATTTGATACGTACATATATGCGGTCTAATCCGCATCTCTTGGGGGATGTATGA
- a CDS encoding alpha-ketoacid dehydrogenase subunit beta — MMSEGNAVTISEALRAAHIEIMQRDERVVLIGEDLSMGVFGVTTGLDLMFGSDRVINTPISETAFVGMALGAAMTGLRPIVEIMFCDFMGVCFDQIMNQIAKAHFLSYGRLDIPLVIRTTMGAGDGSGAMHSQSLHGLLQQIPGLVVACPATPQDAAGMLRAASKTKTPVVLMENKNLYQLKGNVDECVEVPFGQGHIVRGGADITLVAVSAMRQVALDAAEVLKTQNIDAEVIDPRTISPLDTKLIANSLKKTGKLAVIDEGSAIAGFADHVISFVAENHFTLLNDCPRKIVPPHIPVPYGAGAEQSWLPDVDTVVDVVRSMFK; from the coding sequence ATGATGTCAGAGGGTAATGCAGTAACAATTTCAGAGGCACTTAGGGCAGCCCACATCGAGATAATGCAACGTGATGAGCGCGTAGTGTTAATTGGTGAAGACCTCTCTATGGGGGTGTTTGGGGTAACAACCGGCCTTGATCTGATGTTTGGAAGTGACCGTGTTATCAATACACCTATCTCTGAAACTGCGTTTGTGGGCATGGCGTTGGGTGCTGCAATGACGGGCCTCCGTCCTATTGTCGAGATTATGTTCTGCGATTTCATGGGGGTTTGCTTTGATCAAATTATGAATCAGATTGCAAAGGCGCATTTCCTCTCGTATGGGCGATTGGATATTCCGTTGGTCATCCGAACTACAATGGGTGCGGGTGATGGAAGTGGTGCTATGCATAGCCAGTCCTTGCATGGTTTATTGCAACAAATTCCAGGGCTTGTCGTTGCTTGTCCTGCGACACCGCAGGATGCGGCTGGTATGCTGAGGGCAGCATCAAAAACAAAGACCCCAGTTGTTCTGATGGAAAATAAAAACCTATACCAACTTAAGGGTAATGTTGATGAGTGTGTCGAAGTACCATTTGGTCAAGGTCATATCGTACGAGGCGGTGCTGATATTACGCTGGTTGCCGTATCTGCCATGCGTCAGGTTGCGCTTGACGCGGCTGAAGTTTTAAAAACGCAGAACATTGATGCTGAGGTTATTGACCCACGGACTATCTCACCGCTTGATACTAAATTGATTGCTAACAGTTTGAAAAAGACAGGGAAGTTAGCTGTGATTGATGAAGGGTCCGCTATCGCGGGCTTTGCTGATCATGTCATTTCCTTTGTAGCGGAAAATCATTTTACCCTGTTAAACGATTGCCCACGTAAAATTGTCCCGCCTCATATTCCGGTTCCTTATGGTGCGGGCGCAGAACAAAGCTGGTTACCAGATGTGGATACGGTTGTTGATGTTGTGCGAAGTATGTTCAAATGA
- a CDS encoding DsrE family protein: MSAKLKPMTIMVIDESAERIHMALMTGATAAAMGRPLYYFFSKSAAKALTKTGMSNLPYKSTNSLDMDAELSEKGIADTAILMDALAALDVTFIICETALREHNIDIEDLIVRPKIEISGLADIIEKGTGGDWLTF, translated from the coding sequence ATGAGCGCAAAGCTGAAACCTATGACAATTATGGTCATTGATGAAAGCGCTGAGCGTATTCATATGGCCCTTATGACTGGAGCCACTGCTGCTGCAATGGGCAGGCCCCTTTATTATTTCTTTTCAAAGTCGGCAGCTAAGGCCCTGACAAAAACAGGGATGAGCAACCTTCCCTACAAATCAACAAACTCATTGGACATGGATGCCGAACTGAGTGAAAAAGGGATAGCTGATACAGCGATCCTTATGGATGCATTGGCTGCTCTTGATGTGACCTTTATTATTTGTGAAACAGCACTGCGCGAACACAATATTGATATTGAGGACCTTATTGTGCGCCCAAAGATCGAAATCAGCGGCCTGGCCGATATCATAGAAAAAGGCACAGGCGGCGACTGGCTAACCTTTTAA